From Patulibacter sp. SYSU D01012:
CACGACGTTGGCGCGGTGGTCCTGGCCGAATGTTTGAACGATTCGCTCGGCGTTCGTACCGAACGCACCCCCACGGGCGCCTCCGGGTGTGGGAGGGTGCCGCCAGCTGATCCGGCCGTCCCTGGGCCGGGCGCTCGACCGAAGGATCCCCCTCACATGAAGCTCCACCGAGCAGTCGCGCTGGGTGCCGTGACGGCGGCGTGCGCCGTCACCGCGGCGCCAGCCTCCGCCGCGTCCGGCGGCGAGCAGTACACCGTGGTGGCGAAGGCCGGCACGACGAAGGCGCGCTTCGAGCGCGCCGTCCGCGCGGCCGGCGGCACCGTCGTCGACTACAACGCCCGCGTCGCCGTGGGCGCCGTCACCGCCCCGCGCGGGTTCGCCACGCGCGCCGTGAAGAGCCGGCTGATCAGCGGCGCCGCCCAGCGCCGGCCGATCGGCAGCGTGCCCCGCCTGAAGGCGCAGAAGCGCCTGCAGCGCAGCCAGGACCTGGAGCGGGCGCAGGACGCCCGCGAGGCCCTCCGCGGCCACCACGGGCCCCGGCCTTCGCCGCCGGCCACCGGCGTCGACCCGCTCAGCCCGCTCCAGTGGGACATGGCGGCGATCGGCGCCGGGTCCACCGGGTCGTACCGGTTCGGGCAGGGCCAGGGCGTGCGCGTCGGCATCATCGACACCGGCGTCGACGGCAGCCACCCCGACATCGCGCCGAACTTCAACCGGGCGCTCTCGCGCAACTTCACCGTGGACGACCCGGTCGTCGACGGTCCCTGCGCCGAGGATCCGGACGGCTCCTGCACCGACGGCAATGACGTCGACGAGAACGGTCACGGCACGCACGTCGCGGGCACGATCGCCTCGCCGCTGAACGGCCTGGGCATCGCGGGCGTCGCGCCGAAGGCCGAGATCGTCAACCTGCGCGCCGGGCAGGACTCGGGCTACTTCTTCGTGCAGCCGGCCGTCGACGCGATCACGTACGCGGCCGACCACGGCGTCGACGTCGTGAACATGAGCTTCTACGTCGACCCGTGGCTGTACAACTGCCGCGCGAACCCCGCCGACGCCCCGGAGGCGCAGGCGCAGCAGCGCACGACGATCGTCGCGATGCAGCGCGCGGTCGACTACGCCCGCCGCAAGGGCGTCACGCCGGTCGCCGCCCTCGGCAACGAGAACACCGACATCGACGCGCCGAAGACGGACGGCAGCTCGCCGGACTACCCGCCGGACGCCGCGTACGAGCGGACGATCGACAACTCGTGCCTGTCGGTCCCGACGGAGACGGAGGGCGTCGTCGGCGTCTCGTCCTACGGGCCCAGCGGGCGCAAGGCGTACTACTCCAACTGGAGCCTGCAGGAGACGCAGGTCGCGGCCCCCGGCGGCGACGTGCGGGACTTCCCCGGCACCGACCGCTACCGCTCGCCGCAGAACGGCATCCTGGCGCCGTACCCCGAGAACGTCGCCCGCGCCGCGGGGGACGTCGACGAGGCCGGCGAGCCGACGACGCCGTTCGTGGTGAAGGACACGTCGGGCGGCACGACCGCGTACTACCAGTACCTGCAGGGGACGTCGATGGCGAGCCCGCACGCCGCCGGCGTCGCGGCGCTCATCGTCGGCTCCGCCGGCCGCTGGGACTGGCGCCAGGGCGGGCTGACGCTCGACCCGCGCCTGACGGAGCGGCTGCTGAGCCGCACCGCGGTGCCGATGGCGTGCCCGGCCGGCGGCGTGCAGACGTACCCGGACCCCGACCTGGACCCGGCGGCCTACACCGCCACCTGCACGGGCGGGACCCGGCACAACTCGTTCTTCGGGGACGGGTCCGTCAACGCGCTGAACGCCACGCAGCTGCGCGGCGGACGCTGAGCGCCGGGCCGGCGGCGCGCGCCGCCGGCCCGGCCGCGGGCCCGCCCCGGCGGGCCCCCGACGCCGCCCGGACCGCCGGGGCCCTCAGCCCGCGGTGGTCCGGGCGGCGCGGTCGTACAGCCCCAGGACGATCGCCACGGTGTCGGCCACGAAGCGCTCGCGATCGATCGGCGGACGCTCGACGACGTAGCGCACCGGCAGCGTCTGGGCGACCTCGAGGATGAGCCAGGTGTAGCGCTCCGCGTCCGCGGGCGCGGGGGCGGGGCGGATGCGCGAGAGGGTGGCGAAGACGTGGTCGGCGACCCGGCTGCGCATCGCCCGGACGAGCTCGGCCTGCCGGTCGCCCGGCACGTGCGCGGTCAGCGCCCGGAGCAGCGGCGCCTGCGCCTCGAGGGCGGTGAGGGTGGCCCGCACGACGCCCTCGCTCGCGGTCCGCGGGTCCAGCGGGATCGCGGAGCGCAGCGCCGGCTCGAGGTCGCGTTCGAACCCGCGCACGAAGCGGGCCGTCAACGCGACGAGCAGGTCCTCCCGGTCGGCGAAGTACTGGTACAGGCTGCCGGGGCTGACGCCCGCCTCGGCCGCGACGCGGTTCGTCGTCGCGGCGTCGTACCCCTCGCGCTCCAGGACGCGAGCCGTCGCGTCGAGCACGCGCTCGACCAGGGCGCGGGAGCGCGCCTGGCGCGGCACGCGGCGGGGCGCGGGCGTCACCGGCGGCGCCGGCCCGAACGCGAGTGGAACGCGAGCACGCGCTCACCTTACCGTCTCGGCATGCCGACCACGTCTCCTCCGACGGCCCCCGCACCGCCGTTGCGCGCGGCCCCGGACCTGCCCGCGGGGGACCGCGGGATGCACCCGGACGAGGTCGCCGACCTCGGCCTGCCGATCGGGCCGGGATCGCTGCTCTGGCGGCTGCTCGGCGACGCGCGCAACCTGCTGCTGGCGCAGCGCACCGGGACGCTCCAGGTCATGCACCCGACGATCTCGCGGGCGCTCGTCGACCACTCGACGTTCTTCGCCGACCCGCTCGGCCGGCTGTGGCGCTCCGGCACGCCGATCCTGCGGACGGTCTACGCCCCGGACGCCGACGCGGCGGGCCGGGCGGTGCGGGACCTGCACCGCGGGATCCAGGGCCGGACGCCTACCGGCGGCGGCTATCACGCGCTGGACCCCGAGGCCTTCTTCTGGGCGCACGCCACGTTCGTCGCGTCCGTGGTCGACGGGCAGCGCCTGTTCGGCACGCCGCTGGACCCGCAGCAGCTCGACCGCCTGTACCGCGAGTCGATCACCTGGTACGCCCGCTACGGCGTCAGCCTGCGGCCGGTGCCGCGCGACCACGACGCGTTCCGCCGCTACTGGGACGCGATGCTGGACGGCGTGCTGCAGGCCACCCCGGTCGCCTGCTTCGGCATCCGGCGCCTGCCGCGCCAGCCGCCGCCGCAGGGGGCGGTGCCGGCCCCGCTCTGGGCGGTGGCGCGTCCCGCGGTCGTGCGCGCGGTCCCGTGGCTGGGGCGGGCGACGCTACCCGGCCGGGCGCGGCGGATCCTGGGGCTGGAGGACGACGCCGCGGACCGCGCCGCCCTGGCGGCGTTGGCCGCGGGCGTGCGGGCCGCGTGGCCGGCGCTGCCGCCGGCCGTCCGGCGCCTGCCCGTCGCTCGCCGCGCCGACGCCCGGGCCGCCCCCGCGGCGGTCTGAGCGCTGGGCGCGGGTCCGTCCCGGCCCCGTCAGCCGTCCGTGCGCAGGCCGCGCTGCAGGCGCCGCATGCCCGCGAGCCAGCGGTCGCGGTCGGCGGTGCGGTGGCGCTCGAACGTCGCGACCTCGGGGTGGGGCAGGAGCAGGAAGCGGCCCGCGCGCAGGCCGTCGAGGGCCACGCGCGCGACCGCGTCGGGCGTGAGCACGGCGCCCGACGTGCGGACCGCGTCCGCGGCGACGCTGCCGCCGTCGGCGAAGCCGCCCGAGAGCAGCGGCGTGTCGACGCCCATCGGGCACAGGCAGGCGACCTGGATCCCGCGGTCGCCGTACGTGACCGCCAGCCACTCCGCGAACGCGACGGCGGCGTGCTTGCTCACCGCGTACGGCGCCGAGCCGACCTGGGTCAGCAGGCCCGCGGCCGACGCGGTGGCGAGGAAGCAGCCGCGGCCGCGCGCCAGCCAGCCCGGCACGAGCAGGCGGGCGGCGAGGACGTGCGCGCGGACGTTGACGTCGAGGGCCAGGTCCCACACGGCGTCGTCGTCCTGCTCGTCGGTGCCGACCGCGACGCCGGCGTTCGCGCAGAACAGGTCGACGGGCCCGAAGGCCTCCTCGGCCAGCGCGAGCGCCGCCGCCACGTCGTCCTGCCGCGCGGCGTCGCAGGCGACGCCGCGCGCCGCGGCGCCCAGCTCGTCCGCCACGCGTGCCGCGCCGGCGCCGTCGAGGTCGGCGACCACGACCCCGCGCGCGCCCTCGGCGATCAGCCGTGCGGCGAGCGCGCGACCGATGCCCGACGCGCCCCCGGTGACGACGGCGACGGCCCCGGCCGGGTCGAGCATCAGCCGGCGCGGCGCGCGGTGCGCAGGTCGTCGGCGGTCCACGCCTCGGCGATGCGCACGATCGTCGCGGCCGCGGACGCCATCTCCTGCAGCGACGCCCACTCGCGGACCGAGTGGTACTCGTGGCCGCCGGTGAAGACGTTCGGCGTCGGCAGGCCGCGCGCGCTGAGCAGCGAGCCGTCCGTGCCGCCGCGGATCGGCGTGCGCACGAGCTCGAGGCCCTCGGCCCGGATCGCCCGCTCGGCCGCGGTCACGACCTGGGGGAACGCCTCGATGTGCGTGCGCATGTTCGGGTACTGCGGCGTGACCTCGACGTCGACCCTCGCGCGCGGCTCCGTGGCGGCGACCTCCTCGGCGGCGCGGCGCACCACGGCGGCGTGGGCGGCGAGGCGTTCGTCGTCGAAGTCGCGGAGGATCGCCTTGATCTCGGCGCGCGCGGCCGTGCCGGTCAGCGTGTGGACGTGGACGAACCCGTCGCGGCCCGAGGTCGCCTCGGGCGTCAGCTCCGGCGGCAGGGCGGCCACGATCCGGGCGGCGATGCGCGCGGCGTTGACGAGCTTGCCGGTGGCGAAGCCGGGGTGCACGTCGTGGCCCTCGACCGTGACGACGGCCTGGGCGGCGGTGAACGTCTCGTCCTGCAGCTCGCCCGGCTCGGAGCCGTCGATCGTGTACGCGCAGTCCGCCCCGAACGCGTCCAGGTCGAAGTTCGTGCCGCCGCGGCCGATCTCCTCGTCGGGGGTGAAGCCGACCTTGATCGTCGGTCGCGGATGCTCGGGGTGGGCGACGAGGTACGCCACCGCGGTCATGATCTCGGCCACCCCGGCCTTGTCGTCCGCGCCGAGCAGCGTGTCACCGCTGGCCGTGACGACGTCGTGGCCGACGCGGCTGCGCAGCTCCGGGATCTGCTCCGGGTCCAGCACCGTGCCCGCCTTCGGCAGCGTGATCCGCCCGCCGTCGTACGCGCGGTGGACGAGCGGCTCGACGCCCTCGCCCGGCGCGTCGGGGCTCGTGTCGACGTGCGCGATCAGGCCGACCGCGGGCCAGCGGGCGTCGTCGGGCGCGGGGGCGGACGCCGGGAGCGTCGCGTACACGTAGCCCTGCTCGTCCAGCCGGGCGTCCTGCAGGCCCAGGTCGCGGAGCTCGTCGACGAGCATCCGGGAGAGGTCGAGCTGCCGGGCGGTCGAGGGGCTGCCCGCGGCGTCGGGGTCGGACTGCGTGGAGACGCGGACGTAGCGCTCGAAGCGCTCGAGCAGCCCGGGGGCGAGCTCCTCGGCGAGCGGCGACGAGAACGGGGCGCGGGGGACGGTGCTGGACACCCACGCCACGCTACCGCCGCGCACGGGATCCCCGGGCGTCCCACTCTGCGTCTACAGTCGTGCACAAGGCGGCGAAACGCTGCTACCGTGAGTAGGAAATCGCCGTCCGACGCGCTCCGCGCCGCCCGGCCCCGTCCACCGACCCCCGCCACCATGAACCTGACCGACCGAGGAATGGCCATCGGCCTGCGTGCGCTCAACCGCTTCGCGGGCCTCGAGGTCGTCGACCGCATCGGCGCCCGCGAGCTGTCCGAGCGCGTCGTCCGCCGCACCGCGCAGCGCGGCTTCCAGACCGCGAACGCCGCGGGACGCACCTTCGCCGCCGTGCGCAAGCGCGGCGGCGGCGCGCGACTCAGCCCGTCGGGCGAGGGCCGCGGGCTCTTCGACCTGACCCCGACGGACGAGCAGGAGATGCTCCAGGGCGCCGCGCGCGACTTCGCCGCGAGCGAGCTGCGCCCCGCCGCCGAGGCCGCCGACACCGCCGCGGCGACGCCCGCCGAGCTGCTCGCCGGCGCCGCCGAGATCGGCACGACGATGCTCGGCGTGCCCGAGGAGCTCGGCGGCGCGGTCAGCGAGCGCTCCGCCGTCACCTCGGTGCTGATGGCCGAGGCGCTCGCGCACGGCGACCTGGGCCTGGCGTTCTCGGTGCTGGCGCCGGCCGCCGTCTCGACGGCGCTCGGGCTGTGGGGGGACGAGGGCCAGCAGGGGACGTACCTGCCGGCGTTCGTCGGCGAGGACGTCCCCGCCGCCGCGCTGGCGATCCAGGAGGACCGGCCGCTCTTCGACCCGTTCCGGCTGGGCACCGTCGCCCGCCGCGACGGCGACGACTGGATCCTCTCCGGCGAGAAGGCGCTCGTGCCGCGCGTGGCGGACGGCGAGCTGTTCGTCGTCGCCGCGCAGGTCGAGCCGCAGAACGGCTCCGTCCCGGGGGGCCCGGCGCTCTTCCTCGTCGAGGCGAAGGCCCCGGGCCTGCTGACGAAGGAGCAGCCCGCGATCGGCCTGCGCGCCGCGGCGACCGGCCGGCTGGCGCTCGAGGACGTGCGGGTTCCCGGGTCGGCGCTGCTCGGCGGAGGCACGCCCGAGGTCTACGCCGAGGCGATCGCGCTGGGACGCATCGGCTGGGCCGCGCTCGCGCTGGGCACGGCGCAGGCGGCCGTCGACTACGTCGTCCCGTACGTGAACGAGCGCGTCGCGTTCGGCGAGCCCGTCAGCCACCGGCAGGGGGTGGCGTTCACGGTCTCGAACATGGCGATCGACGTCGAGAGCCTGCGCCTGACGACGCTGCGCGCCGCCTCGCGCGCCGACGCCGGCAAGCCGTTCGCCCGCGAGGCGCAGCTCGCGCGCCGGCTGACCGCCGACAAGGCGATGAGCGTCGGCTCGAACGCCGTGCAGATGCTCGGCGGCCACGGCTACGTCAAGGACCACCCGGTGGAGCGCTGGTACCGCGACCTGCGCGCGGCCGGCGTCATGGAGGGCGCGCTGCTCGTCTGAGCGGCGGCCGCGAAAGGGACACCATGATCAATCTCGAGACCCCCAAGAAGTTCGCGCCGCTCGTCGGGCAGGCGCGCCAGGTCGCCCGCGAGGTCCTGCGGCCGAACTCCCGCAAGTACGACCGTGCCGAGCACGCGTACCCCAAGGAGCTCGACATGCTGGCGGCGCTCGTCGACGGCCTGAACGACTCGGGCACCGGCGGCGCCGGCGCCGCGGGCGTGCGCTCGTCCGACTCCGGCACCGCCGGCAACCGCAACGGCACGAACCTGTCGACCGCGCTGTCGATCATCGAGACGTGCTGGGGCGACGTCGGCCTGGTGCTGTCGATGCCGCGGCAGGGGCTCGGCAACTCGGCGATCGCGTCGGTCGCCGACGACGAGCAGCTCGCGCGCTTCGACGGCAAGTGGGCCGCGATGGCGATCACCGAGCCCGAGGCCGGGTCGGACTCCGCCGCCATCCGCACCACGGCGACGTACGACGCCGAGACGGACGAGTACGTCCTCAACGGCACGAAGATCTACGTCACCGCCGGCGAGCGCGCCGACCTCGTCGTCGTCTGGGCGACGCTCGACCCGTCGCAGGGCCGGGCGGCCATCAAGTCGTTCGTCGTCCCGCGCGACAACCCCGGGATGACGCTCGTGCGCCTGGAGCACAAGCTCGGGATCCGCGCGTCCGACACCGCGCAGTTCGCGCTCGAGG
This genomic window contains:
- a CDS encoding S8 family serine peptidase, with the protein product MKLHRAVALGAVTAACAVTAAPASAASGGEQYTVVAKAGTTKARFERAVRAAGGTVVDYNARVAVGAVTAPRGFATRAVKSRLISGAAQRRPIGSVPRLKAQKRLQRSQDLERAQDAREALRGHHGPRPSPPATGVDPLSPLQWDMAAIGAGSTGSYRFGQGQGVRVGIIDTGVDGSHPDIAPNFNRALSRNFTVDDPVVDGPCAEDPDGSCTDGNDVDENGHGTHVAGTIASPLNGLGIAGVAPKAEIVNLRAGQDSGYFFVQPAVDAITYAADHGVDVVNMSFYVDPWLYNCRANPADAPEAQAQQRTTIVAMQRAVDYARRKGVTPVAALGNENTDIDAPKTDGSSPDYPPDAAYERTIDNSCLSVPTETEGVVGVSSYGPSGRKAYYSNWSLQETQVAAPGGDVRDFPGTDRYRSPQNGILAPYPENVARAAGDVDEAGEPTTPFVVKDTSGGTTAYYQYLQGTSMASPHAAGVAALIVGSAGRWDWRQGGLTLDPRLTERLLSRTAVPMACPAGGVQTYPDPDLDPAAYTATCTGGTRHNSFFGDGSVNALNATQLRGGR
- a CDS encoding TetR/AcrR family transcriptional regulator — protein: MTPAPRRVPRQARSRALVERVLDATARVLEREGYDAATTNRVAAEAGVSPGSLYQYFADREDLLVALTARFVRGFERDLEPALRSAIPLDPRTASEGVVRATLTALEAQAPLLRALTAHVPGDRQAELVRAMRSRVADHVFATLSRIRPAPAPADAERYTWLILEVAQTLPVRYVVERPPIDRERFVADTVAIVLGLYDRAARTTAG
- a CDS encoding oxygenase MpaB family protein; the protein is MPTTSPPTAPAPPLRAAPDLPAGDRGMHPDEVADLGLPIGPGSLLWRLLGDARNLLLAQRTGTLQVMHPTISRALVDHSTFFADPLGRLWRSGTPILRTVYAPDADAAGRAVRDLHRGIQGRTPTGGGYHALDPEAFFWAHATFVASVVDGQRLFGTPLDPQQLDRLYRESITWYARYGVSLRPVPRDHDAFRRYWDAMLDGVLQATPVACFGIRRLPRQPPPQGAVPAPLWAVARPAVVRAVPWLGRATLPGRARRILGLEDDAADRAALAALAAGVRAAWPALPPAVRRLPVARRADARAAPAAV
- a CDS encoding SDR family oxidoreductase — protein: MLDPAGAVAVVTGGASGIGRALAARLIAEGARGVVVADLDGAGAARVADELGAAARGVACDAARQDDVAAALALAEEAFGPVDLFCANAGVAVGTDEQDDDAVWDLALDVNVRAHVLAARLLVPGWLARGRGCFLATASAAGLLTQVGSAPYAVSKHAAVAFAEWLAVTYGDRGIQVACLCPMGVDTPLLSGGFADGGSVAADAVRTSGAVLTPDAVARVALDGLRAGRFLLLPHPEVATFERHRTADRDRWLAGMRRLQRGLRTDG
- the pepT gene encoding peptidase T — translated: MSSTVPRAPFSSPLAEELAPGLLERFERYVRVSTQSDPDAAGSPSTARQLDLSRMLVDELRDLGLQDARLDEQGYVYATLPASAPAPDDARWPAVGLIAHVDTSPDAPGEGVEPLVHRAYDGGRITLPKAGTVLDPEQIPELRSRVGHDVVTASGDTLLGADDKAGVAEIMTAVAYLVAHPEHPRPTIKVGFTPDEEIGRGGTNFDLDAFGADCAYTIDGSEPGELQDETFTAAQAVVTVEGHDVHPGFATGKLVNAARIAARIVAALPPELTPEATSGRDGFVHVHTLTGTAARAEIKAILRDFDDERLAAHAAVVRRAAEEVAATEPRARVDVEVTPQYPNMRTHIEAFPQVVTAAERAIRAEGLELVRTPIRGGTDGSLLSARGLPTPNVFTGGHEYHSVREWASLQEMASAAATIVRIAEAWTADDLRTARRAG
- a CDS encoding acyl-CoA dehydrogenase family protein; its protein translation is MAIGLRALNRFAGLEVVDRIGARELSERVVRRTAQRGFQTANAAGRTFAAVRKRGGGARLSPSGEGRGLFDLTPTDEQEMLQGAARDFAASELRPAAEAADTAAATPAELLAGAAEIGTTMLGVPEELGGAVSERSAVTSVLMAEALAHGDLGLAFSVLAPAAVSTALGLWGDEGQQGTYLPAFVGEDVPAAALAIQEDRPLFDPFRLGTVARRDGDDWILSGEKALVPRVADGELFVVAAQVEPQNGSVPGGPALFLVEAKAPGLLTKEQPAIGLRAAATGRLALEDVRVPGSALLGGGTPEVYAEAIALGRIGWAALALGTAQAAVDYVVPYVNERVAFGEPVSHRQGVAFTVSNMAIDVESLRLTTLRAASRADAGKPFAREAQLARRLTADKAMSVGSNAVQMLGGHGYVKDHPVERWYRDLRAAGVMEGALLV
- a CDS encoding acyl-CoA dehydrogenase family protein, with the translated sequence MINLETPKKFAPLVGQARQVAREVLRPNSRKYDRAEHAYPKELDMLAALVDGLNDSGTGGAGAAGVRSSDSGTAGNRNGTNLSTALSIIETCWGDVGLVLSMPRQGLGNSAIASVADDEQLARFDGKWAAMAITEPEAGSDSAAIRTTATYDAETDEYVLNGTKIYVTAGERADLVVVWATLDPSQGRAAIKSFVVPRDNPGMTLVRLEHKLGIRASDTAQFALEDCRVPAANLLGSPEIDAKKSFAGAMKTFDNTRPLVAAMAVGVGQAALDFTRERLADAGVEVDYDRPAHVQHAAAATLLELESDLEAARLLTLQAAWMADNRKPNSLHASYAKAKAGRTGTDVALRCIELCGTLGLGEDHLLEKWARDAKILDIFEGTQQIQLLIIARQLLGKSSAELK